A window of Archangium lipolyticum contains these coding sequences:
- a CDS encoding glycosyltransferase translates to MFLLLLTAASALYSLTMAVLLVRVMRAVPQLQRLNAPPPARWPRVSLIMPARNEEQTLESAMRSKLGNTYPELELVLVDDRSTDATGTLADTFARTEPRLQVVHVEYLPEGWLGKVHAMQRGMERASGEWVLFSDADVHLAPGALEKIIAYAEHEGLDHVCVLPEITCSGFVLQMALVSMFRLLCVSTRMWAVSDPRSSAAMGAGAFNLVRRSALERTPGLEWLKMEIVDDVALGMMLKRSGAKSAVLNGRNGVSLEFYPSLGAFIRAIEKSGASFPFPALLLGNLLLMVLECGFLAGVFSGRPALVLLGVGTWALGSVMTRAFSVWSGFPRGPAPLAFLGVLPAAWAAIRSAVLALVRGGVMWRGTFYPTSVVRAGQRMGR, encoded by the coding sequence ATGTTCCTCCTCCTCCTCACCGCCGCCAGTGCACTCTATTCGCTCACCATGGCCGTCCTGCTGGTCCGGGTCATGCGTGCCGTGCCCCAGCTCCAGCGGTTGAACGCGCCGCCGCCCGCACGGTGGCCTCGGGTGTCGCTGATCATGCCCGCGCGCAATGAGGAGCAGACGCTGGAGTCCGCCATGCGCTCCAAGCTGGGGAACACCTATCCGGAGCTCGAGCTGGTGCTGGTGGATGACCGCTCGACGGATGCGACGGGTACCCTCGCCGACACCTTCGCCCGGACCGAGCCCAGGCTCCAGGTGGTGCACGTCGAGTACCTGCCCGAGGGCTGGCTCGGAAAGGTCCACGCCATGCAACGGGGGATGGAACGCGCGAGCGGCGAGTGGGTCCTCTTCAGCGACGCGGACGTCCACCTGGCCCCGGGAGCCCTGGAGAAGATCATCGCCTACGCGGAGCACGAGGGGCTCGACCATGTCTGCGTGTTGCCCGAGATCACCTGCTCCGGATTCGTGCTCCAGATGGCCCTCGTCTCCATGTTCCGGCTCCTGTGCGTGAGCACCCGGATGTGGGCGGTGTCCGATCCGCGTTCGTCCGCCGCCATGGGGGCTGGCGCCTTCAACCTCGTGCGTCGCTCGGCCCTGGAGCGCACGCCCGGGCTGGAGTGGTTGAAGATGGAGATCGTCGACGACGTCGCGCTCGGAATGATGCTCAAGCGCTCCGGCGCGAAGTCGGCCGTGCTCAACGGCCGGAACGGCGTGAGCCTCGAGTTCTACCCGTCCCTCGGCGCCTTCATCCGAGCGATCGAGAAGAGCGGCGCGTCCTTTCCCTTCCCCGCGCTCCTCCTGGGCAACCTGCTCCTGATGGTGCTCGAGTGCGGATTCCTCGCGGGAGTGTTCTCGGGACGCCCGGCGCTCGTGTTATTGGGAGTGGGAACATGGGCACTGGGCTCCGTGATGACCCGGGCCTTCAGTGTCTGGTCGGGCTTTCCCCGAGGACCCGCGCCCCTGGCCTTCCTGGGCGTCCTGCCCGCCGCCTGGGCGGCGATCCGCTCGGCAGTGCTGGCACTCGTACGAGGGGGCGTCATGTGGCGAGGGACGTTCTACCCGACGTCCGTGGTGCGCGCCGGGCAGCGCATGGGACGCTGA
- the cas8c gene encoding type I-C CRISPR-associated protein Cas8c/Csd1 — MMLQALYTLAREKGWLEDPDYEEHSVHFLLRVDDEGRPLSLESTVDEQGRAKALRIPRLPRRTSGVSAGLLVDNAKYILGLGDPEKENPERLKQCMESFQERVTELAQATGDEGVRAVLRFLEARDQWLSRLLSWRPREEWGGDEYIAFIYLPDEVRCVHEREPVRAWWRATREREEQQGEASRVRCLITGELAPPARLHPAVKNVPGGQSSGTSLVSFNEESFCSHGLEQGSNAPVSRAAAEGYTTALNWLLARAEGRRYRHGVALGNSAVTVFWTRTETGFEDILTSLFEAPDAQRAMELASSPLRGLEPADLDTTPFYAVTLSGNNARLVVRDWLEATVGDIKRNVLRYFADLKLAGNADQPIPLWMLLKAVDPPGRAELPPLLGTRLLSAALRGHPFPRELLAAALQRLRVPPRDGDPAWNLRTRVSLIKATLSRLPRSGLPSLEVSVSLDEKNTAVPYLLGRLFAVLERLQYAALGQTNTTLRDRYFGSAMAHPAIVFPQLLRLSNHHASKADEKGRWLERLKDQICAGLPARTFPTTLGLEDQGLFAVGYYHQRHRFFEGRTANSEPTAA; from the coding sequence ATGATGTTGCAGGCGCTCTATACGCTGGCCCGCGAGAAGGGCTGGTTGGAAGACCCGGACTACGAGGAGCACTCCGTCCACTTCCTGCTGCGGGTGGATGATGAGGGACGCCCCTTGTCGCTGGAATCCACGGTTGACGAGCAGGGTCGAGCCAAGGCACTGCGCATTCCCAGGCTGCCCCGGCGCACCTCTGGCGTCAGCGCTGGACTCCTCGTAGACAACGCCAAGTACATCCTCGGCTTGGGAGACCCGGAGAAGGAGAATCCGGAGCGACTGAAGCAGTGCATGGAGTCGTTCCAGGAACGCGTGACCGAACTGGCTCAGGCCACCGGCGACGAGGGAGTCCGGGCCGTACTGCGCTTCCTCGAAGCCCGAGACCAGTGGTTGTCTCGTTTGCTGTCCTGGCGCCCGCGTGAGGAATGGGGCGGAGACGAGTACATCGCCTTCATCTACCTACCGGACGAGGTCCGCTGCGTTCACGAACGCGAGCCTGTGCGTGCATGGTGGAGGGCCACGCGTGAGCGCGAGGAGCAGCAAGGCGAAGCCTCTCGGGTGCGATGCCTCATCACTGGCGAACTGGCACCGCCCGCCCGTCTTCACCCTGCGGTGAAGAACGTGCCCGGAGGTCAGAGCTCCGGCACCTCACTCGTCTCCTTCAATGAGGAATCGTTCTGTTCACACGGACTGGAGCAGGGGTCCAACGCGCCCGTCTCGCGAGCCGCCGCCGAGGGTTACACCACCGCGCTCAACTGGCTGCTGGCACGCGCGGAAGGTCGCCGCTACCGCCATGGTGTCGCTCTAGGTAACAGCGCGGTAACCGTCTTCTGGACGCGCACCGAGACCGGCTTCGAGGACATTCTGACCTCCCTCTTCGAGGCCCCGGACGCCCAGCGCGCGATGGAACTGGCCAGCTCGCCGCTGCGGGGTCTGGAGCCCGCCGACCTCGACACCACTCCTTTCTATGCAGTCACCCTCAGCGGAAACAACGCTCGCCTCGTCGTACGCGACTGGTTGGAAGCCACGGTTGGAGACATCAAGCGAAACGTCCTCCGCTACTTCGCGGACCTGAAGCTGGCGGGAAACGCGGACCAGCCCATCCCACTCTGGATGCTGCTGAAAGCCGTGGATCCACCCGGCCGCGCGGAGCTGCCTCCGCTGCTCGGCACCCGGCTCCTGTCCGCAGCCCTCCGCGGCCACCCCTTCCCTCGCGAGCTACTCGCAGCCGCCCTCCAGCGCCTGCGTGTTCCACCACGTGACGGGGACCCCGCCTGGAATCTCCGCACGCGCGTCTCCCTCATCAAGGCCACCCTCTCGAGGCTGCCTCGTAGCGGCCTACCATCCCTGGAGGTCTCCGTGTCCCTGGACGAAAAGAACACCGCCGTTCCCTACCTGCTCGGGCGGCTGTTCGCCGTGCTCGAGCGATTGCAGTACGCCGCCCTGGGCCAGACCAACACGACCCTGCGCGATCGCTACTTCGGCTCGGCCATGGCCCACCCCGCCATCGTCTTTCCCCAACTCCTGCGTCTCTCCAACCACCACGCATCGAAGGCCGACGAGAAGGGAAGGTGGCTGGAGCGCCTCAAGGACCAGATCTGCGCGGGTCTGCCCGCTCGCACATTCCCCACGACTCTCGGCCTGGAAGATCAGGGCCTCTTCGCAGTGGGCTACTACCACCAGCGCCATCGGTTCTTCGAGGGGCGCACTGCGAACTCCGAGCCCACCGCTGCGTGA
- a CDS encoding alpha/beta hydrolase → MRRPLCLPSVTRVLGLALALTCLGEAHAEHQEPLEPESATPLVKDPGPRSCTSFRYPVALVRGQPAHHEVAAELCVPAEHSRDTVLLTMHGSTYSSQYWDFPYQPERYSFVRHANAAGYATLNIDRIGSRNSDRPLSLAVNLTAQAYVGHQLVQALRNGAFGHAWSRVVLVGHSLGSIISIAQSATYHDVEGLVVTGWLHTLGPYFPLTLPNYMPAPLDPRFAGAGLDLGYLTTRSGSRDGMFYHLANTDPAVLALDEATKETTTELEVAEVPVVGSAAISHQVDVPVLSVVGRYDKLFCGIPACGDLLSATTLEPLMYSPAAQLTLVAIPASGHDLNLHRNAPTTYAVILDWLDARFPPLGN, encoded by the coding sequence ATGCGCCGTCCTCTTTGTCTGCCATCCGTCACGCGGGTGCTCGGGCTCGCGCTCGCACTCACCTGTCTGGGTGAGGCCCACGCGGAGCATCAGGAGCCACTGGAGCCCGAGAGTGCGACCCCCCTCGTGAAAGACCCCGGCCCACGGAGCTGCACCTCATTCCGGTACCCGGTCGCGCTCGTCCGGGGACAACCCGCGCATCACGAAGTCGCCGCCGAGCTCTGCGTGCCCGCCGAGCACTCGCGAGACACGGTGCTGCTCACCATGCATGGCTCGACGTACTCCAGCCAGTACTGGGACTTCCCGTACCAGCCCGAGCGCTACTCGTTCGTGCGCCACGCCAACGCCGCGGGCTACGCGACGTTGAACATCGACCGCATTGGCAGCCGAAACAGCGACCGGCCCCTGTCACTCGCCGTCAACCTGACCGCGCAGGCCTACGTGGGCCACCAGCTCGTGCAGGCCTTGCGCAACGGTGCGTTCGGACATGCGTGGAGCCGCGTGGTGCTCGTCGGCCACTCCCTGGGCTCCATCATCTCGATCGCGCAGAGCGCGACGTACCACGACGTGGAGGGACTCGTCGTCACCGGCTGGCTGCACACCCTCGGCCCCTACTTCCCCCTGACCCTGCCGAACTACATGCCCGCTCCCCTGGATCCACGCTTCGCGGGCGCGGGCCTCGACCTGGGCTATCTCACGACACGTTCCGGCAGCCGGGACGGGATGTTCTACCACCTGGCCAACACGGACCCCGCGGTGCTCGCGCTGGACGAAGCGACGAAGGAGACCACCACCGAGCTCGAGGTCGCCGAGGTTCCGGTGGTCGGCAGCGCGGCCATCAGCCACCAGGTCGACGTGCCGGTGCTCAGCGTCGTCGGGCGCTACGACAAGCTCTTCTGCGGCATCCCCGCGTGCGGCGACCTCCTGAGCGCCACGACGTTGGAGCCCCTCATGTACTCGCCGGCCGCCCAGCTCACGCTCGTCGCCATCCCGGCGTCGGGCCACGACCTGAACCTCCACCGCAACGCGCCCACGACATACGCGGTCATCCTGGATTGGCTCGACGCGCGCTTCCCTCCGCTCGGGAACTGA
- a CDS encoding CRISPR-associated helicase/endonuclease Cas3, with the protein MRAEVLAACLQATALPPGAFSLTVPTGGGKTLASLAFALDHAARHGLERVVVAIPFTSIIEQSAAVYRDALGEEAVVEHHSALDPIRETARNRLASENWDASVVVTTTAQLFDSLFARRPGACRKLHRLARSVLVLDEAQTLPPQLLAPILDVLGSLVRDYGTSLVVCTATQPALGRTAELPVGLEDVREIVPAEVRAFERLRRVRVRWPAAPEPTSYEALAEELTHEPDVLAIVHRRRDARELCETLDRKLGDTTTLHLSALMCPRHRSRVLAELKARKARQEPVRLVSTQLVEAGVDVDFPVVYRALGGLDSLAQAAGRCNREGRLNGLGELRVFLAPTAPPRGVASTALEVTRGLLAESPDLDPFQPDTCRRYFRRLYAAKELDAKGIQAMRAQLRFEDTAQHFHLVEDGWSAPVVVPWGDAAEHVARLEHAGPSRERLRALQGFTVQVQVKQREAWLARGLARPVADTVVVLGPELAPAYDERFGLVPERVGLLDAGLLVVSD; encoded by the coding sequence GTGCGCGCCGAAGTGCTCGCGGCCTGCCTCCAAGCAACCGCTCTGCCCCCTGGCGCATTCAGTCTCACTGTTCCCACCGGAGGCGGCAAGACACTCGCCTCGCTGGCTTTCGCCCTGGATCATGCCGCGCGCCATGGCCTGGAGCGCGTGGTGGTGGCCATCCCCTTCACCTCCATCATCGAGCAGAGCGCCGCAGTGTACCGCGACGCCCTGGGCGAGGAGGCTGTGGTAGAGCACCACAGCGCTTTGGATCCAATACGGGAGACTGCGCGCAACCGGCTGGCCTCGGAGAACTGGGATGCGTCGGTGGTGGTGACCACGACGGCGCAGCTCTTCGACAGTCTCTTCGCTCGACGTCCAGGCGCCTGTCGCAAGCTCCACAGACTGGCACGTAGCGTGCTGGTGCTGGACGAGGCGCAGACACTACCCCCTCAACTGCTGGCCCCCATCCTCGACGTACTGGGCTCATTGGTGAGGGACTACGGAACCAGCCTCGTGGTGTGCACAGCCACGCAACCGGCTCTGGGCCGCACCGCGGAACTGCCGGTTGGGCTGGAGGACGTTCGAGAGATTGTTCCGGCCGAGGTTCGCGCCTTCGAGCGCCTGCGCCGGGTGCGAGTGCGATGGCCGGCCGCACCCGAACCCACCTCCTACGAAGCACTGGCCGAGGAGTTGACGCACGAGCCGGACGTGCTGGCCATCGTCCACCGACGCCGGGACGCGCGCGAGCTGTGCGAAACACTGGACCGCAAGCTGGGAGACACCACCACACTGCACCTGTCCGCGCTCATGTGTCCGCGCCATCGCAGCCGGGTGTTGGCCGAACTGAAAGCACGCAAGGCACGTCAAGAGCCGGTGCGGTTGGTGTCTACGCAGCTCGTGGAGGCCGGGGTGGATGTGGACTTCCCCGTGGTCTACCGGGCACTGGGTGGGCTGGACTCGCTCGCCCAAGCCGCCGGGCGTTGCAACCGCGAAGGGCGGTTGAACGGCCTGGGCGAGCTCCGTGTATTCCTCGCCCCCACGGCCCCTCCCCGCGGTGTGGCCAGCACGGCACTCGAGGTGACCCGAGGCCTGCTCGCGGAGAGTCCCGACCTGGACCCCTTCCAGCCAGACACGTGCCGCCGCTACTTCCGCCGCCTCTACGCCGCCAAGGAACTGGACGCCAAGGGCATCCAAGCCATGCGTGCACAGCTCCGCTTCGAGGATACGGCTCAACACTTCCACCTGGTGGAAGACGGCTGGTCCGCTCCGGTAGTCGTCCCCTGGGGAGATGCGGCCGAACACGTAGCACGGCTGGAGCACGCAGGTCCCAGCCGTGAGCGGCTACGGGCGTTGCAAGGCTTCACGGTGCAGGTGCAAGTGAAGCAGCGGGAAGCATGGTTGGCACGAGGTCTGGCTCGGCCGGTGGCGGACACGGTGGTGGTCCTGGGGCCGGAGCTGGCACCGGCCTACGATGAGCGCTTCGGCCTGGTGCCCGAGCGCGTGGGCCTGCTCGACGCGGGCTTGCTGGTGGTGAGCGATTGA
- a CDS encoding phytanoyl-CoA dioxygenase family protein: MHKELTARIEQEGFAIVPEAVPGTVLDELLAALTTLSTDPEPRRRGGVRNLFESVPRVRELARTGAMREAAEAVLGPGCFAVRALLFDKTPEANWKVIWHQDLTLAVRERRSVEGFGPWTEKAGIPHVQPPTGHLERMVAVRLHLDDCGAENGPVRVLPGSHRVGRLGPDDIAAWRERTAPVECLVPRGGLLVMRPLLLHASSPATAPAHRRVLHLEYAAEALPDGLEWHERW, translated from the coding sequence ATGCACAAGGAGCTGACCGCACGCATCGAACAGGAGGGCTTCGCCATCGTCCCGGAGGCCGTGCCTGGCACTGTCCTCGATGAGTTGCTCGCGGCGCTCACCACCCTTTCCACTGACCCCGAGCCACGGCGGCGCGGGGGTGTTCGCAACCTCTTCGAGTCCGTTCCCAGGGTGCGAGAGCTTGCTCGCACGGGAGCGATGCGCGAGGCGGCCGAGGCGGTGCTGGGCCCCGGGTGCTTCGCCGTCCGGGCCCTCCTCTTCGACAAGACACCCGAAGCCAACTGGAAGGTCATCTGGCACCAGGACCTCACCCTCGCCGTGCGCGAGCGCCGCTCCGTCGAGGGATTCGGCCCCTGGACCGAGAAGGCGGGCATTCCCCACGTGCAGCCGCCCACCGGGCACCTGGAGCGGATGGTGGCGGTGCGCCTGCACCTCGATGACTGTGGCGCGGAGAACGGACCAGTGCGCGTACTGCCCGGCTCCCACCGCGTCGGGAGACTCGGCCCGGACGACATCGCCGCGTGGCGCGAGCGCACCGCGCCCGTCGAGTGCCTCGTGCCCCGAGGTGGGTTGCTGGTGATGCGGCCACTGCTGCTGCACGCCTCCTCTCCCGCCACGGCTCCCGCGCATCGCCGGGTGCTTCACCTGGAGTACGCGGCGGAGGCCTTGCCGGACGGACTGGAGTGGCACGAGCGATGGTGA
- the cas5c gene encoding type I-C CRISPR-associated protein Cas5c: MMKRESGRFRVRARGPVACFTRPEMKAERVSYEVMTPSAARGLLEAVLWKPSIRWHVHEIAVLAPIQWTSFRRNEVGSRASPKVRDFYVEERRAQRNTVALRDVDYVVTCSFALTGRAGPEENVRKFEEMFERRLERGQSFHQPYLGCREFVAEVEPAPPVLRAIQPEVDRPLGLMFYDFDYGPNGQLSVRPLFFEARLKGGVLHVPPRDEVLRANGGTP, translated from the coding sequence ATGATGAAGAGGGAGAGTGGCCGCTTCCGCGTCCGGGCGCGGGGGCCAGTGGCCTGCTTCACCCGCCCGGAGATGAAGGCCGAGCGTGTCAGCTATGAAGTCATGACCCCCTCGGCTGCACGCGGGCTCCTGGAGGCAGTGCTGTGGAAGCCCTCGATTCGCTGGCATGTGCATGAAATTGCCGTGCTGGCTCCCATCCAGTGGACCAGCTTCCGCCGCAACGAGGTGGGCAGCCGCGCCTCGCCCAAGGTGCGGGACTTCTACGTGGAGGAGCGCCGGGCCCAGCGCAACACCGTGGCTCTGCGCGACGTGGACTATGTCGTCACCTGCTCCTTCGCGCTGACCGGGCGGGCGGGGCCGGAAGAAAACGTCCGCAAGTTCGAGGAGATGTTCGAGCGGAGGCTCGAGCGCGGACAGTCCTTTCATCAGCCCTACCTGGGCTGCCGCGAATTTGTCGCCGAAGTGGAGCCAGCGCCTCCTGTGCTCCGCGCCATCCAGCCGGAGGTGGACCGGCCGCTGGGGCTGATGTTCTACGATTTCGACTATGGGCCCAACGGCCAACTCTCCGTACGTCCGCTCTTCTTCGAGGCCCGGCTCAAGGGCGGTGTCCTTCACGTGCCACCACGAGACGAGGTGCTGCGCGCCAACGGGGGCACCCCATGA
- a CDS encoding ATP-binding protein, whose product MASSSELKPVLPEEPTPPKPGETRRGPHTWLSPLLDGFLSEHLRKAPPSELLRYRVLIGTTLFSFLFSGLFLLFAPFQPSHVPTMIVGLCYLAVLVLARRATSLALPGLLLSAASTLGWVSSNFINGAPLGATHASAMLLPAIAVYLAGPRPGFFITAFLCLFAGFVLPLYRIHIGADLGTYTLEAFWNTHITAAVSLLGAWLLGTLHSTARDAAHEALERALKTLRESESKLLSVIESTDDLICALDTNRHVITTNAAIRRAYRIIHGREFQPGQEFFTGTPPEFQARWAPRLDKALAGHRQRIEDDDRMGDKPVVMDVSISPIVAEEGRVTGVTLFSRDITERKQAEARLKEMHRTLMDISRQAGMAEVATGVLHNVGNTLNSVNTSTGLLKDQLRTSRLSGLLKAARMLREHAPDFGTFLTRDPRGQRLPGYLIALSEQLEKERETMRKELDSLSESVDHIKSIVSMQQRHARAAGVVEQLPVPELIEEALRLHTGSLGREGIHIEREYAEVPPIFVDRHKLLQILINLLSNARHALLESNTPDKRLRIRIRQDARGERLVIEVSDNGVGIPPEHLTRLFSQGFTTKKSGHGFGLHTSALAALELKGSLTCTSAGPGQGATFTLDLPMEADTEAQPLGQQNVVR is encoded by the coding sequence ATGGCGAGTTCATCCGAGTTGAAGCCCGTCCTCCCCGAAGAGCCCACGCCGCCCAAGCCGGGCGAAACACGAAGAGGGCCGCACACCTGGCTCTCGCCCCTGTTGGACGGCTTCCTCTCGGAGCACCTGCGCAAGGCGCCCCCCTCCGAGCTCCTCCGGTACCGGGTGCTGATCGGCACCACCCTGTTCTCCTTCCTCTTCTCGGGGCTGTTCCTGCTGTTCGCCCCCTTCCAGCCCTCCCACGTGCCCACGATGATCGTGGGCCTGTGCTACCTGGCCGTGCTCGTGCTGGCACGCAGGGCCACCTCGCTCGCCCTCCCTGGGTTGCTCCTGAGCGCGGCCTCGACGCTGGGATGGGTGTCCTCCAACTTCATCAACGGGGCTCCCCTGGGGGCTACCCATGCCTCGGCCATGCTGCTCCCCGCCATCGCGGTCTATCTGGCGGGCCCCCGCCCGGGGTTCTTCATCACGGCCTTCCTCTGCCTGTTCGCGGGGTTCGTCCTCCCGCTCTATCGCATTCACATCGGCGCCGACCTCGGGACCTACACCCTCGAGGCGTTCTGGAACACGCACATCACCGCGGCCGTATCCCTTCTGGGAGCATGGCTGCTGGGTACGCTGCACAGCACCGCGCGCGATGCGGCCCACGAGGCACTCGAGCGGGCGCTGAAGACCCTGCGGGAGAGTGAGAGCAAGTTGCTCAGCGTCATCGAGAGCACCGATGACCTGATCTGCGCGCTCGACACCAACAGGCACGTCATCACCACCAACGCGGCGATACGGCGGGCCTACCGCATCATCCACGGCCGGGAGTTCCAGCCAGGGCAGGAGTTCTTCACCGGGACGCCACCAGAGTTCCAGGCGCGCTGGGCCCCGCGACTCGACAAGGCACTCGCCGGACACCGTCAGAGGATCGAGGATGACGACAGGATGGGGGACAAGCCCGTCGTGATGGATGTCTCCATCAGTCCCATCGTGGCGGAGGAAGGCCGGGTGACGGGCGTGACCCTCTTCTCGCGGGACATCACCGAGCGCAAGCAGGCCGAGGCCCGGTTGAAGGAGATGCACCGCACCCTGATGGACATCTCGCGCCAGGCGGGCATGGCGGAAGTCGCCACGGGCGTGTTGCACAACGTGGGCAACACGCTCAACAGCGTCAACACCTCGACGGGCCTGCTGAAAGACCAGCTTCGCACCTCGCGGCTCTCCGGCCTGCTCAAGGCTGCCCGGATGTTGCGCGAACACGCTCCGGATTTCGGCACCTTCCTCACGAGGGATCCGCGTGGGCAACGGCTCCCGGGCTACCTCATCGCCCTCTCGGAGCAGTTGGAGAAGGAGCGCGAGACGATGCGGAAGGAGCTCGACTCCCTGAGCGAGAGTGTCGATCACATCAAGTCCATCGTGAGCATGCAGCAGCGGCACGCGCGTGCCGCCGGGGTGGTGGAGCAGCTCCCGGTGCCCGAGCTCATCGAGGAAGCCCTGCGCCTGCACACGGGCTCGCTCGGGCGCGAGGGCATCCACATCGAGCGGGAGTACGCCGAGGTCCCTCCCATCTTCGTGGATCGACACAAGCTGCTGCAGATCCTCATCAACCTGCTGAGCAACGCGCGGCATGCGCTGTTGGAGAGCAACACCCCGGACAAGCGCCTGCGCATCCGCATCCGCCAGGATGCCAGAGGAGAGCGATTGGTCATCGAGGTATCCGACAATGGAGTGGGCATCCCGCCGGAGCACCTGACGCGCCTCTTCTCCCAGGGCTTCACGACGAAGAAGAGCGGCCACGGCTTCGGGCTGCACACCAGCGCGCTGGCGGCCCTCGAGCTGAAGGGGAGCCTCACCTGCACGAGCGCCGGCCCCGGCCAGGGCGCCACCTTCACGTTGGATCTCCCCATGGAGGCAGACACCGAGGCTCAGCCCTTGGGGCAGCAGAATGTTGTTCGATGA